One segment of Microbacterium arborescens DNA contains the following:
- a CDS encoding transcriptional regulator: MTELDPVIHAPARLRIVTALNEALADGDEVTFPVLQKLLGMTAGNLTTHLAKLEAAGYVETAKAFAGRKPVTYVALTPAGRAAFRTYRTHLLDLLGGGS; encoded by the coding sequence ATGACCGAGCTCGACCCGGTGATCCACGCCCCCGCCCGTCTGCGCATCGTGACGGCGCTGAACGAGGCTCTCGCCGACGGCGACGAAGTGACCTTTCCCGTGCTGCAGAAACTGCTCGGGATGACCGCGGGCAATCTCACCACGCACCTCGCGAAGCTCGAGGCTGCCGGATACGTCGAGACCGCGAAGGCCTTCGCGGGCCGGAAGCCCGTGACCTACGTTGCGCTGACGCCCGCCGGGCGTGCCGCGTTCCGCACCTATCGCACCCACCTGCTCGATCTCCTCGGAGGAGGATCATGA